One genomic segment of Drosophila melanogaster chromosome 3L includes these proteins:
- the CG42676 gene encoding uncharacterized protein, isoform E: MVLRSGIIIPFQFRDTKKLLMIGVPQENRDLNIWDLKNVVRAAFGIYNFEFRNKKIGFNIPDELLLHYLAQRHDLTNFVIEISQGK, encoded by the exons ATGGTGCTGCGATCGGGAATCATAATTCCGTTTCAGTTTCGCGACACGAAGAAGCTGCTGATGATCGGGGTGCCGCAGGAGAACCGCGACCTAAACATATGGGACCTAAAGAACGTGG TGCGCGCCGCCTTCGGGATCTACAACTTCGAGTTCCGGAACAAGAAGATCGGCTTCAACATCCCGGACGAACTGCTGCTGCACTATCTGGCCCAGAGGCACGACCTCACCAACTTCGTTATAGAGATCAGTCAAGGTAAATAG
- the GV1 gene encoding GV1, isoform A: MLTPCLLLVATVASFSLHAQAIRVDWGTNTGPIAPPPPRTTPQPPRKPYRDPAPVWEDQSDDVPNPNPYVYVLPPPSRPRTWAIPAGPYAPPNYNNLPPKGNNYGQLASNSYSGGVTSVPGLAAQYVPGVGIKYTAIVSDKLQGKYNAKTKKYKAYEKAKYAYPWNYLQQLPVEEKALEWQAELEKRLDEEQSRSQALSSSTTSTTSSTSTTTSTTTTPAPLPSADSNTTAASTTTSTSTQQPTTIANYKLAHEKSAHLKKHNKQKKLLQLHMEQEKKAMKKLQQEQNSLQTS, from the exons ATG CTCACTCCTTGCCTGCTGCTAGTCGCCACAGTCGCCAGTTTCAGCCTCCACGCGCAGGCCATCCGGGTGGACTGGGGCACCAACACAGGACCCATAGCACCACCTCCGCCGCGCACCACTCCGCAGCCGCCGAGGAAACCATACCGGGATCCAGCGCCCGTCTGGGAGGACCAGAGCGATGACGTACCCAACCCCAATCCCTATGT CTACGTGTTGCCACCGCCTTCGAGACCAAGGACCTGGGCGATTCCCGCCGGACCATATGCTCCGCCCAACTACAACAACCTGCCGCCCAAGGGCAACAACTACGGCCAGCTGGCCAGCAATTCCTACAGCGGAGGAGTGACCTCCGTGCCGGGACTGGCCGCCCAGTATGTGCCCGGAGTGGGCATCAAGTATACGGCAATTGTGTCTGATAAGCTGCAGGGCAAATACAATGCGAAGACCAAGAAGTACAAGGCCTATGAGAAGGCCAAGTACGCTTACCCCTGGAACTAT ttgcagcagttgCCGGTGGAGGAGAAGGCCTTGGAATGGCAGGCGGAGCTCGAGAAGCGACTCGACGAGGAGCAGTCGCGGTCTCAGGCTCTCAGTTCCTCCACGACAAGCACCACTTCCAGCACCTCAACAACCACCAGTACCACCACCACACCAGCACCACTTCCATCCGCAGACAGCAACACAACTGCCGCATCGACGACAACATCTACGAGCACGCAGCAGCCCACAACAATTGCCAATTACAAGCTGGCACACGAGAAGAGCGCCCATCTGAAGAAGCACAACAAGCAGAAGAAGCTCCTCCAGCTGCACATGGAGCAGGAGAAGAAGGCGATGAAGaagctgcagcaggagcaaaaCTCGTTGCAGACCAGTTGA
- the Cpr62Ba gene encoding cuticular protein 62Ba, isoform B, producing the protein MAYGWGFSFVVLCLLHIAHTQRGPAGHIEFYSDYGRNHDEERLHYSHQYHISDVASRVHILHREQRHGDYVSGSYSHLEPSGHIRSVHYEVRGANRGFKAVVEQRTGNSRVHQTLEFRSRQPIRALAIAEPVAFVI; encoded by the exons ATGGCATATGGATGGGGATTCAGCTTCGTGGTCCTCTGTCTGCTgcatattgcgcatacgcagcgtggtCCGGCTGGGCACATCGAGTTTTACAGCGATTACGGCAGAAATCATGACGAGGAAAGG CTCCACTACTCGCATCAGTACCACATCTCCGACGTGGCCAGTCGGGTGCACATCCTGCACCGAGAGCAGCGCCATGGTGACTACGTTTCCGGATCGTACTCCCACCTGGAGCCCAGTGGACACATTCGCAGTGTGCACTACGAGGTGCGAGGAGCCAACCGGGGATTCAAGGCCGTTGTTGAGCAGCGAACCGGGAACAGTCGGGTGCACCAGACGCTGGAATTCCGGAGCAGGCAACCAATCCGGGCTCTGGCAATAGCCGAGCCTGTGGCATTTGTGATTTAA
- the CG42676 gene encoding uncharacterized protein, isoform C yields MVLRSGIIIPFQFRDTKKLLMIGVPQENRDLNIWDLKNVVRAAFGIYNFEFRNKKIGFNIPDELLLHYLAQRHDLTNFVIEISQALDDGHAKEMLSYEPSCSMAVLKHHPHQHQHHVPLPQRSNESASHHAHEYVPDSQPTSPALRMSSEAVDSPLDQQGNNSVPERTDSSHKLRLGQAYSERTPESMTQAIDPMDIIPKSESESEVERLQRASRFLARQEQHQAQQQQHQQQLLPGQQIFPSYTHPLPSMNAPNTSQQSPYTPGLMSRFRKRGERMSKDQKELYVKFFEDNPCMLSNHRRHDGLTEPLWAKLAHMLNSVPQGAVKNVEDWKQTFDAWRYRIFMYTRYNSKLSMSETTDPKNFKPLTATDQKAYAMWTSHKHITPQDYEKMDMFVPLDETTTATNTYDY; encoded by the exons ATGGTGCTGCGATCGGGAATCATAATTCCGTTTCAGTTTCGCGACACGAAGAAGCTGCTGATGATCGGGGTGCCGCAGGAGAACCGCGACCTAAACATATGGGACCTAAAGAACGTGG TGCGCGCCGCCTTCGGGATCTACAACTTCGAGTTCCGGAACAAGAAGATCGGCTTCAACATCCCGGACGAACTGCTGCTGCACTATCTGGCCCAGAGGCACGACCTCACCAACTTCGTTATAGAGATCAGTCAAG CTCTGGACGATGGCCACGCCAAGGAGATGCTCTCCTACGAGCCCTCATGCTCGATGGCGGTCCTGAAGCACCACCCTcatcagcaccagcaccacgtgcctctgccgcagcggTCAAACGAAAGCGCCTCGCACCACGCCCATGAATATGTGCCTGACTCCCAGCCCACCTCTCCGGCCCTACGTATGAGTTCTGAGGCGGTGGACTCGCCACTGGACCAGCAGGGCAACAACTCGGTGCCGGAACGCACGGATAGTTCCCACAAACTGCGCCTGGGGCAGGCTTACTCGGAACGGACGCCGGAATCGATGACCCAGGCCATTGACCCCATGGATATTATACCCAAGTCGGAGTCCGAATCGGAGGTGGAACGTCTGCAGCGGGCCTCCAGATTCCTAGCGCGCCAGGAACAGCACCaagcccagcagcaacagcaccagcagcagttgcTGCCCGGTCAGCAGATCTTCCCCAGCTACACGCATCCTTTGCCGTCGATGAATGCACCAAATACCTCCCAACAGTCGCCTTACACACCGGGTCTGATGAGTCGCTTTAGAA AACGCGGCGAACGCATGTCCAAGGACCAAAAGGAGCTGTACGTTAAGTTTTTCGAGGACAATCCATGCATGCTATCAAACCACCGCCGGCACGATGGCCTCACTGAACCATTGTGGGCAAAATTGGCCCACATGCTGAATAGTGTTCCCCAAGGCGCCGTAAAGAACGTAGAGGACTGGAAGCAGACCTTTGACGCCTGGCGGTACCGCATCTTCATGTACACACGCTACAACTCCAAGCTCAGCATGTCGGAAACGACCGATCCGAAGAACTTCAAGCCCCTGACAGCTACCGACCAGAAGGCGTATGCCATGTGGACCAGCCACAAGCACATAACGCCGCAGGACTACGAAAAAATGGACATGTTCGTGCCGCTGGACGAGACCACCACGGCAACGAACACCTACGACTACTAA
- the CG42676 gene encoding uncharacterized protein, isoform F has product MVLRSGIIIPFQFRDTKKLLMIGVPQENRDLNIWDLKNVVRAAFGIYNFEFRNKKIGFNIPDELLLHYLAQRHDLTNFVIEISQVYDVGLDNYVLNRQCRCTDQKMLNDSPTPEEPTNLCQPSNVLEAAPTPLMSLPPCEDEDHEPEHEHEHEESMKYRIDKESSGAASAELGLPAYEACSPKMDYDTQDELPDSPHSQPLPPPPFPLSTALPLPPPPTSHHQHLQQQQQQQHEERIQQEYIIQQQQQHQQIQQQQHHLALLQQQQQQEQQQQIQQHQGVNIAIGTTATNNIRQRKERMSKRQKELYVHFLQQHQFINDHRRNDPALDPYWLKLANLLNAVPQGAVKHVTEWKQTFDNWRYRIFLYARYNSKLQDEEAQNPRNFKPLTRTDKQAYIMWIRNPDTAPPDLDKMRNVFCNLEESAVQQE; this is encoded by the exons ATGGTGCTGCGATCGGGAATCATAATTCCGTTTCAGTTTCGCGACACGAAGAAGCTGCTGATGATCGGGGTGCCGCAGGAGAACCGCGACCTAAACATATGGGACCTAAAGAACGTGG TGCGCGCCGCCTTCGGGATCTACAACTTCGAGTTCCGGAACAAGAAGATCGGCTTCAACATCCCGGACGAACTGCTGCTGCACTATCTGGCCCAGAGGCACGACCTCACCAACTTCGTTATAGAGATCAGTCAAG TCTACGATGTCGGCCTGGACAACTATGTGCTGAATCGCCAGTGCCGCTGTACAGACCAGAAAATGCTCAACGATTCGCCAACGCCCGAGGAACCAACCAATTTGTGCCAGCCCAGCAATGTGCTAGAGGCCGCGCCGACTCCGCTCATGTCGCTGCCACCCTGCGAGGACGAGGATCACGAGCCTGAGCATGAGCACGAGCACGAGGAGAGCATGAAGTATCGGATCGATAAGGAGAGCAGTGGAGCTGCCTCCGCAGAGCTGGGCTTGCCCGCCTACGAGGCCTGCTCGCCCAAGATGGACTACGACACGCAGGACGAGCTGCCGGACTCGCCGCACTCGCAGCCGCTGCCACCACCGCCTTTCCCATTGTCCACGGCCTTGCCGCTGCCGCCTCCGCCCACCTCGCATCACCAACatctgcaacagcagcagcagcagcagcatgag GAGCGCATCCAGCAAGAGTACAtcatccagcagcagcagcaacatcagcagattcagcagcaacaacaccaccTGGCTctcctgcagcagcagcagcagcaggagcaacagcagcagattCAGCAGCACCAGGGAGTCAACATAGCCATAGGCACCACTGCGACAAACAACATTCGAC AGCGCAAGGAGCGCATGTCCAAGCGGCAGAAGGAACTGTACGTACACTtcctgcagcagcaccagTTCATCAACGATCACCGTCGCAATGATCCTGCGCTGGACCCATACTGGCTGAAGCTGGCCAACCTGCTGAACGCCGTGCCGCAGGGTGCCGTGAAGCACGTGACCGAGTGGAAGCAGACCTTCGACAACTGGCGATACCGGATCTTCCTTTACGCGCGCTACAACTCTAAGCTGCAGGACGAGGAGGCGCAGAATCCGCGAAACTTCAAGCCGCTGACCCGGACCGACAAACAGGCCTACATCATGTGGATCCGGAACCCGGACACCGCGCCGCCCGACCTGGACAAGATGCGCAATGTCTTCTGCAATCTGGAGGAGTCGGCGGTGCAGCAGGAGTAG
- the GV1 gene encoding GV1, isoform B — MLTPCLLLVATVASFSLHAQAIRVDWGTNTGPIAPPPPRTTPQPPRKPYRDPAPVWEDQSDDVPNPNPYVYVLPPPSRPRTWAIPAGPYAPPNYNNLPPKGNNYGQLASNSYSGGVTSVPGLAAQYVPGVGIKYTAIVSDKLQGKYNAKTKKYKAYEKAKYAYPWNYVRQYENRKRYLRY, encoded by the exons ATG CTCACTCCTTGCCTGCTGCTAGTCGCCACAGTCGCCAGTTTCAGCCTCCACGCGCAGGCCATCCGGGTGGACTGGGGCACCAACACAGGACCCATAGCACCACCTCCGCCGCGCACCACTCCGCAGCCGCCGAGGAAACCATACCGGGATCCAGCGCCCGTCTGGGAGGACCAGAGCGATGACGTACCCAACCCCAATCCCTATGT CTACGTGTTGCCACCGCCTTCGAGACCAAGGACCTGGGCGATTCCCGCCGGACCATATGCTCCGCCCAACTACAACAACCTGCCGCCCAAGGGCAACAACTACGGCCAGCTGGCCAGCAATTCCTACAGCGGAGGAGTGACCTCCGTGCCGGGACTGGCCGCCCAGTATGTGCCCGGAGTGGGCATCAAGTATACGGCAATTGTGTCTGATAAGCTGCAGGGCAAATACAATGCGAAGACCAAGAAGTACAAGGCCTATGAGAAGGCCAAGTACGCTTACCCCTGGAACTATGTAAGGCAATACGAGAATCGAAAGCGATATCTGCGCTATTGA
- the Patj gene encoding patj, isoform C codes for MHLSADISSALQQIEAVKKGIDESDDPKLQMQTAESLSTILGILQDPVFRTIVHVQDSLSELNAQLAQHPSMLPNDFDIDVAGNLVLSLNGGEVMYDFDEQRSSSHSHSAPGSPDKSGGVGEEPRPQSQNSKGAGVADLYATDYAQIQAIELVNDGTGLGFGIIGARNSGVIVKTILPGGVADKDGRLRSGDHILQIGDVNLHEMVSEQVAAVLRQSGTHVRLVVARPVEQSVPTPQYALEPGTAVVPTRVLVDPAELERYLISTGYPEIFGESSTASTPQTTTEDDRFVYRGETSMLIDPNIDLEELLALPETEKLQVELKKDANGLGITIAGYVCEKEELSGIFVKSVSPGSAADLSGRIRVNDRIIEVDGQSLQGYSNHQAVELLKKSGQVVNLRLERYLRGPKFEQLQQAIAANDKLPSSAPGTPSRAPMPTPVATTSSATTTPSRSITRELEEEALPAPEAFMTTPPSVTTMTTTTLSSFGAGKQLVAVRDSLDGSTKIIPTEVVPLADKTEAKNSGVITRHKYYTDPELSDDAETEIIRKWQKIVGSDVEVIVAQIKKFAVGGLGISLEGTVDVEGGREVRPHHYIRSILPDGPVGVNGVLRSGDELLEVNGERLLGMNHLEVVAILKELPLDVRMVCGRNRNSSLLPFSDDTLKKLSNNFENLLPATDRLVKAKSDGSLATAGSVADGDSVAAAAASFSKLKSRSLEPLTGLAMWSSQPQIIELVKGDRGLGFSILDYQDPLDPNDTLIVIRSLVPGGVAQLDGRLIPGDRLLFVNSINLENASLDQAVQALKGASKGVVRIGVAKPLPMTDNSLKACSNASTTSEETLDAQPSPPALPTVAPPAMPPSASMGAEPDLIPDWRN; via the exons ATGCACCTCAGCGCGGATATTTCCAGCGCCCTTCAGCAGATCGAGGCAGTGAAGAAGGGCATCGATGAGTCCGACGACCCCAAGCTGCAAATGCAGACGGCCGAGAGCCTTAGCACCATTCTGGGCATTCTGCAGGATCCCGTTTTCCGCACCATCGTCCACGTGCAGGACTCGTTGTCCGAGCTGAACGCCCAGCTGGCTCAGCATCCGTCCATGTTGCCCAACGACTTCGACATCGATGTGGCCGGCAACCTTGTACTCAGTCTGAATGGTGGCGAGGTGATGTACGACTTTGACGAACAGCGCTCTTCCTCGCACTCCCATTCGGCTCCGGGCAGTCCAGATAAGTCCGGAGGCGTCGGCGAGGAGCCGCGCCCGCAGAGCCAGAACTCCAAAGGAGCCGGAGTGGCGGATCTCTACGCCACGGACTACGCTCAGATCCAGGCCATAGAGCTGGTCAACGACGGCACGGGTCTCGGATTCGGTATTATTGGAGCTCGCAACTCGGGAGTGATTGTAAAAACCATCCTGCCGGGTGGCGTGGCCGATAAGGACGGACGCTTGCGCTCGGGCGACCACATCCTCCAGATTGGAGACGTCAACCTGCACGAAATGGTATCCGAACAGGTGGCTGCCGTGCTGAGACAGTCTGGAACCCACGTCCGCCTAGTGGTTGCCCGTCCCGTTGAGCAGAGCGTGCCTACGCCCCAGTACGCCCTGGAACCGGGCACTGCTGTGGTGCCCACGCGCGTCCTCGTCGATCCTGCCGAGCTGGAGCGGTACCTCATATCTACCGGCTATCCGGAAATCTTTGGCGAGAGCTCCACGGCCTCCACTCCGCAGACCACCACGGAAGACGATCGTTTCGTTTATCGCGGCGAGACATCAATGCTTATTGATCCAAACATCGACCTAGAGGAATTGCTTGCCCTTCCTGAAACGGAGAAGCTTCAGGTGGAGCTGAAGAAGGATGCCAACGGCCTGGGCATCACAATTGCCGGCTATGTGTGTGAGAAAGAAGAGCTGTCTGGCATTTTCGTAAAGAGCGTGTCGCCCGGTTCAGCAGCGGACCTGAGTGGTCGCATCCGGGTCAACGATCGCATCATTGAAGTTGACGGCCAGTCGCTACAAGGCTACTCCAACCACCAGGCCGTAGAGCTGCTTAAGAAGTCTGGTCAGGTGGTGAACCTGCGCTTGGAACGCTACCTGAGGGGCCCCAAAttcgagcagctgcagcaggctATCGCTGCGAATGACAAGCTTCCATCCAGTGCACCTGGAACGCCTTCAAGGGCTCCCATGCCCACGCCCGTGGCCACAACGTCCTCCGCCACAACTACACCATCACGCAGCATCACTCGCGAGTTGGAAGAGGAAGCCTTACCAGCGCCAGAAGCATTCATGACCACTCCGCCGTCGGTCACCACAATGACCACCACCACATTAAGCTCCTTTGGAGCGGGTAAGCAACTAGTAGCAGTAAGGGACTCCCTAGACGGCTCCACGAAGATCATACCCACGGAAGTTGTACCCTTGGCGGATAAAACGGAG GCCAAGAACAGCGGGGTGATCACCCGTCACAAGTACTACACCGATCCGGAACTGTCCGACGACGCCGAAACCGAAATTATTCGCAAATGGCAGAAGATTGTGGGCTCCGATGTGGAGGTGATTGTGGCCCAGATCAAGAAGTTCGCGGTCGGAGGCTTGGGGATTTCCTTGGAGGGAACCGTGGACGTAGAAGGAGGGCGCGAGGTACGACCCCATCACTATATTCGTTCAATCTTACCTGATGGACCCGTTGGCGTGAATGGAGTACTCCGCTCTGGCGATGAATTGCTGGAGGTAAACGGCGAGCGGTTGCTGGGTATGAACCACCTGGAGGTGGTGGCTATACTTAAGGAACTGCCGTTGGATGTGCGCATGGTTTGCGGTCGCAACAGGAACAGCTCGCTTCTCCCATTCTCTGATGACACCCTGAAAAAGCTAAGCAACAACTTTGAGAACCTGCTGCCTGCTACCGATCGTCTGGTGAAGGCCAAATCAGATGGTAGTCTGGCCACCGCGGGCTCCGTGGCCGATGGAGATTCAGtggctgccgccgctgcttcGTTTAGTAAGCTGAAGTCGCGCTCCCTGGAGCCACTAACCGGATTGGCTATGTGGTCGTCCCAACCGCAAATTATCGAGCTGGTCAAGGGCGATCGCGGTCTGGGCTTCTCTATTCTGGATTATCAAGATCCGTTGGATCCCAACGATACGCTGATTGTAATCCGTTCTCTGGTCCCTGGAGGGGTGGCTCAATTGGACGGACGCCTTATACCCGGAGATCGACTTTTGTTTGTGAACTCCATTAACCTGGAGAACGCCTCGCTGGATCAGGCAGTGCAGGCTTTGAAGGGTGCTTCGAAAGGAGTGGTGCGCATTGGTGTGGCCAAACCACTGCCCATGACGGACAACTCACTGAAGGCTTGCAGCAATGCGAGCACCACCAGCGAAGAGACCTTGGACGCCCAGCCATCGCCTCCAGCCTTGCCCACAGTTGCTCCGCCCGCCATGCCGCCTAGTGCCTCCATGGGAGCTGAGCCCGACCTGATTCCCGACTGGCGGAACTAG
- the JTBR gene encoding JTBR, isoform B, translating into MLENCQRHHMLLGLGALTMVTILVLFVESRYAADGPRRREPQFVIEDNSTCWRNEKYTMVQECHPCSEFDIVSRSLGVCIHTHYKEVLRCQSGEIVTRSCDRVALIEQMNFLKFEVSCFVIGLLSYLVSYARDRVLSRRNYMRIERQLNRVQ; encoded by the coding sequence ATGCTCGAGAACTGTCAGCGTCACCACATGCTCCTTGGACTAGGAGCCCTAACGATGGTCACCATACTCGTCCTGTTCGTGGAATCTCGTTACGCGGCAGATGGTCCTCGTCGCCGAGAGCCGCAATTCGTGATCGAGGACAACTCGACCTGCTGGCGGAATGAGAAGTACACGATGGTGCAGGAGTGCCACCCGTGCTCCGAATTCGATATAGTCAGCCGGAGCTTGGGCGTCTGCATTCACACGCACTACAAGGAGGTGCTGCGCTGCCAGAGCGGCGAGATCGTAACCAGGAGCTGCGACCGGGTGGCGCTCATCGAGCAAATGAACTTCTTGAAATTTGAGGTCTCGTGCTTTGTAATCGGATTACTTAGCTACCTGGTCAGTTATGCCCGCGATCGAGTCCTGTCCAGGCGCAACTACATGAGAATCGAGCGACAGCTAAACCGGGTCCAATAG